The window GACACGGGGGACGGGCTGCCGGAGACGGAGAGGATGGTGGCCATGAACGAATCACCTCGGGTGGCGACCCGTGTCGCCCGGCCTCGGGGCCGGGCGACACGGGTCGGGTAGGGGTCGGAAGGCTGCGGGTCGAGGCCCGGGAAGGAGGTCGGGGGCCGGGAGCGGGTCAGGAGTACCAGGTGGGCTCGGGCAGTTCGCCGGTGAGGACGAAGCGGCCGACCTCGCGCCGCTTGTAGGCGACCGGGTCGTGGAGGGTGTGCGTGCGGACGTTGCGCCAGAAGCGGTCCAGACCCTCGGCGCTCGTGGTCGAGCGGGCGCCGGTGACCTCGAAGATCCGCTGGGTGATCTCCAGTGCCGTCTCCGTGGCGACCGCCTTCGCCGCGGCCACCCGGACCTCGAACTCGCCGCGATCGCGCGGGGTGATCGCGTCGGGGTCGGCGTGCAGTCGCTCACCTTCCCGGGCGACCGCGTCGGCCAGTGCCTCGGCCTGCCAGAGCTTCGCGGTGAGGTCTCCGTAGGTGTCGATGACGTACGGCTCGTCCACCGACCGCTCGTGGCCGCCGTGCAGCCAGGGGCGGGTCCTGGTGCGGGTGTAGGTCGCCGCCGTCTCCAGTGCGCCGGCGGCGATGCCGAGGTAGAAGTTGATGAACACGAGTTGGATGACGGGCACGTTGAGGGTGTTGTAGACGCGCGGAGCGAACTTCTTGTCGGTGTACCCGGCCGCCGCCGACCAGGGCACGCGGACGCCGTCGATGCTCACGCCGCCGCTCTCGGTGAGGCGCTGGCCGATGTTGTCCCAGTCGTCGTGGAAGGTCAGGCCTTCGCTGTCGGAGGGGACGATGGCGAAGATGTGGTGGTCCGTTCCCTCCAGGACGCCTTCCAGGACGGTGACGTCGGAGACCTTGCTGCCGGTGGAGAAGCTCTTGCGGCCGGTGAACACCAGGGTGTCCCCGGCCTCGCCCTCCTCGCGCACCACCACGTCCTGGTCGCGGGGGTTGACGGCGCCGCCGAAGAACCAGCGTTCGCGGGCGGCCTCGGCCTCCACGTGCTCCCACTGGGCGGGGGTGCCGACCAGGCGTGCGGCCCAGTTCCACAGGTAGTGGTAGCCGAG of the Streptomyces sp. NBC_01426 genome contains:
- a CDS encoding acyl-CoA dehydrogenase family protein; this encodes MSTTAPADWTTLPTPTDAPGWIARAAEVGAILATDAAARDKAGATPYAEVGLLKDSGLVTLLGPVAHGGGGQDWTTAYRVVREVSKADGSIGQLLGYHYLWNWAARLVGTPAQWEHVEAEAARERWFFGGAVNPRDQDVVVREEGEAGDTLVFTGRKSFSTGSKVSDVTVLEGVLEGTDHHIFAIVPSDSEGLTFHDDWDNIGQRLTESGGVSIDGVRVPWSAAAGYTDKKFAPRVYNTLNVPVIQLVFINFYLGIAAGALETAATYTRTRTRPWLHGGHERSVDEPYVIDTYGDLTAKLWQAEALADAVAREGERLHADPDAITPRDRGEFEVRVAAAKAVATETALEITQRIFEVTGARSTTSAEGLDRFWRNVRTHTLHDPVAYKRREVGRFVLTGELPEPTWYS